Within Desmodus rotundus isolate HL8 chromosome 6, HLdesRot8A.1, whole genome shotgun sequence, the genomic segment TCGAAGTGGGGTCTGGACGATGCAGCGCCAAGTCCAGCACTGACAAGCATGGAGTGGGGAGCTGTGCCTCACTGTGCACCCAAGTATTAGTTTGTGTCTGTGTCCATACGTAGCTGGGGTGAGGctgtggacagacagacagcaggaCTAGAAGAGAGATGGCCACCTGCAATGAGGGCCCAGCCAGTTCCCATGTGTACCAAACTGACGgagtctcccctccaccctggcacTGGTCTGCACTGGTCTTAACAGGTCTGGGCACAACCTGGGAGGGAACCTGGGCTTCCACTGCACCAGGGAGGGGTGGCCGGAGCCACAGAGCTATGGAGATTCAGGCAGGGGTCAGTGTGGCATAGTGAAGTTCTGCGCCCCAGGTGCAGCCAGCACAGCTGCCCTGACATTACGACAAAGTCCACTCCTACCGCATCTTCTCACAAGGCCTGCGGGGAACCCCCAGGCACTGGCAGAGCGTAAATGCAAATCCAGTTTTATTGGCAAAAAGAAATGGTAGAGCCGACTGGAAATTCTCACCTGGCCCAAGCGGCAGCACAAGAccaaaaggaggagggagagagggagcagggaaaggaaaagatgCTGGGGAGGCAGCCGAGGAGGGTCTAAATGGGGGTGTGGCCTGGGAAGGAGATGACTCAAGGCTCCAGGTGTGGGgaagagagcagggaaggaggggcagccACGACCCTGCCACCTAGAAGGGTAGCAGCTCTTCCACAGGGATGTTGAGGGTGACATCCATGTCTGGGGTACACCTGGTAGGAAAGAGCAAAGAGGGGCTGTGAGAGGCCAAGGAGGGACCCCAGAGTTACGGGGTGGGGGAGCATGTCCTCAAGGAAACCCTGCTCTTTAGAACAGGGGTACTTGCTTGGGGAGCCCCATCCCAAAACACATCTGCAACCTCGCAGCCCAACTGTGTGAGGTCGCGCCCATGTACACCACGCACACACTCACTCAGAATGAAAACAGAACGGGTCCCACAGGACTGATGATGCCTTACAGAGGCCAAAGGTCAAGAGGGAGCAGGAACTCCGTTCTAAAATGCTGGGGCCCCTTGGGTCCAACGCTCTTTGGAGTCAGAGACCCATTTGGAGACCTGGCTGCGAGCCACTCTGAGCGTCCTGTCGCCCCTCTCAGAGCCGCTCTCCTCCAGCTGGCACCTGTGCACCTCACTGTGGGACAGAGCCCACCCGGGGGGCCTCCCTTCCACATCTGCCAGCGGGTAATGACCCAACCTCGGTCATCGGCAGGGGACTAAATGGGACCATGTCAGCAAGGGGCGAGGGCTCAGCAAGCGACGGGCATTATACTTCCCGCACCGGGAGTGAGAGGAACGGTTCCTGGCAAGGCCAAGACCGCCGCAGAGATCACGTACTTGGGTCTCCGAAGCAGAACGTCTGCAAACACGACCTCTCGGGGGTCCCTGATCTGGACTTGGAGCTGTCCCACCTCGGCCCTTAATTTGGGTATTTCCTGCTCGAACTGGTTGACGAACTGAGGGGAACAGCAGGGGAAACTGAGAAGCCAAGTGCCCCCCAAGCAAAGGAAGAAGAGGGCGAAGTGGACAAGGAGTCGAGACATTTAGAGAAGTGGCCTGGGCTTTGTCCCCGGGAATCCAGGGACTCCAGAGAGGGGCCCctcgggcagggcagggctggctcgCAAGTGAGTGACAATGCTTGATGGTCCTAAAAAGGTGAGGGGATCGCGGAGAATGGAGACATTGCAGAGTGGGGGGCAGTGCTTGGTGATGACGATTAACGAGGGCCGGCGGAGACAGTGAAGGCCACTCCCACGGATAACTGGTGAAGGTGCaggataatgaaaataaaaagggtgACGACCGTGAAGTTCATTAACACAGGTAATGAGTGATGGTCAAGACAAGAATTAAGGGGTGAGGATAGGGGGTGGCTAGTGACAGTGAAGTGATGGTGGAGTGGGCGCTGCTCGGTGATGTTACTAGTGGGTCATGCCCAGTGGTGACAGTTTATAAGGCAAGGCCTAGGCCACCACAAATCCCCTTCTCAGATGTCCTGGGGACAGcccaccctcctgctccctcACAGAGGAACCACTGCCGTCCTTGCCCACGCACCTCTCTGAACTTGTTCGTGTATTTCACCATGTTCCGGTTTTCCAACATCCTCTGCAGAAGACCCTCCTGATGGGGTTGCTGGGTTTTCTGTGGATGAAGCAGAGTCGGGCCCCCACATGCCTCTCCCTGCGCAGCAGCGCATTCACGACAGAGGCCAGTGGGGGCCCGGggggcctggaggcagagggTAGGGAAGCAAGCAGGACTGGATGGAGGACCTGGATACCCGCCGCAGCCACGGGCTACTCACCACCACCAGAGAACTCAGAAACTTTTTCCTCTTCATCTGAATCTCATTAGACAAAGACTCCAGGACCATTCTGAGTATCTCCTTAAAGTCATCCAACTCATCCTGGGGGCCACCAGGAGCATGTTGGCCACCAGCCCTGCCTCGCCCCTGTCCAACAGGGTAAAACCAGGGACTCACATACCTGCTGGTTGTCCTTCACCTGCTGCAGCTGGTGCACGAGGTTGTCAATGTGGACCACCTTGACCGGGTACTCATGGTCCATGTAAGTACTCAGGAAGTTCACTTCCTCCTGAGTCTTCTTGATCTTGGCATTCAGCTGCTCCACCTGCTGCTTCAGGTCTGGAGAGGtcaggagcaggaggcaggacCCTCCCTCAAGGACCCCCTCCCATGGAGGCAAAGCTCTCCTTGGCCAATGGATTGGGTTCTGGGCTGAAGCCAGCTCACACAGGGCTGGGAGGTGGTGAAAAGGCCAGGCCCCAGAGAGTCTTTTACCCCCACAGAAGCAGCAGTACAGggtaggaaagagaaacaaagctgGCGCGACATCCCCAGACTAGTCCCAGCTCTTCCCCTGACTTGCGCTGTGACCCTCCCCAAGACCATCCCTGTCTGGACACCAGTCCCCTCACACACTCAGCCCCAACACAATAAGCCCAGGGAGATGGGGCCACCCTGGCTCCCAAGACACAACCACAGCAGGATTAAGTCCCTCCATGGAGGGGGTCCCCAGTATCTGAGGCTGTCTGACACACCGACCCTCCGCTCTGGAGGCTTCTTAGTCTGCTCAGGGGAAAGAAGCCATGGGCTCAGCAGGAAAACGCCAGGAGACCTGGCACCTGGCCCAGGCACTGACCCCCAGAGCGACCCTGGTGGGAAACAGAGGCAGACCCAGATTGG encodes:
- the C6H20orf96 gene encoding uncharacterized protein C20orf96 homolog isoform X2, translating into MLRTGQLRNPQEPLRMRLDSAKAKFRLLKVMLRNRQTSLQELRNQEDFLTKFNQDLIKTIQDMEDSSALKMRCMLQQQNIFGTIVHLLAYSNEKKLQQMKCELQEWKEKEDSKMSYLKQQVEQLNAKIKKTQEEVNFLSTYMDHEYPVKVVHIDNLVHQLQQVKDNQQDELDDFKEILRMVLESLSNEIQMKRKKFLSSLVVKTQQPHQEGLLQRMLENRNMVKYTNKFREFVNQFEQEIPKLRAEVGQLQVQIRDPREVVFADVLLRRPKCTPDMDVTLNIPVEELLPF